The sequence below is a genomic window from Bosea sp. F3-2.
CATCGTGCGCGGCGTCATGCTCGCGGGAGTCAAGGGCTAAGTCATGGGCATTCTGCAGGCCAGCGACCGATCACGCTTCCCCGATCCGGTCTACCGGGAGACCGTCCTGCGGCCGCTGTTCGACGGTGTCCGCAGCCATCATGCCGAGGCTCTGGGCAGGATAGACCGCGCCCATCTCGTCATGCTGGTCGAGACGGGCATACTCGATGCGACTCAGGGCGCGGCCATCGCTGGTGCCCTGCTGGCGATGGAGCGCGAGATCAGCCTAGCGGCCCTCACCTATGGCGGCGACGTCGAGGATTACTTCTTCCATATGGAGCGCGAGCTGAAGGCGCGCGTCGGGCCTGACATCGGCGGCCGGCTGCACACGGCGCGCTCGCGCAACGACATCGACCACACCTTTCTCAAGCTCGGCTTCAAACCCCGCATCGATCGCCTGCTGACGGCCTGCCGGACGCTCCTGACCGCGCTGATCGAGGTGGCCGAGCGCGAACGGGACGTCCTCATCGTCGCCTACACTCATGGCCAGCCGGCCCAGCCCACCACCTACGGGCACTACCTCGCCGCCGTGATCGAGGTGCTGATCCGCGACATCGAGAGGCTCGAAGCCGCCCGCGCGATCGTCGATCTCTGCCCGATGGGCGCGGCAGCGATCACCACCTCGGGCTTTCCGATCAGCCGGCAACGCGTCGCCGAGCTCCTCGGCTTCGCGGCGCCGCTGCAGAATTCCTATTCCTGCATCGCAGCGACGGATTACCTGACCTCGGTCTACAGCGCGGTCGCGCTCCTGTTCCTGCACCTCGGTCGCCCGGTCCAGGATTTTCAGTTCTGGTCGAGCTTCGAGGTCGGACAGCTCTATCTACCGAATGCCTTCGTGCAGATTTCGTCGATCATGCCGCAAAAGCGCAATCCGGTGCCGTTCGAGCATCTGCGGCATCTGTCGAGCCAGACCGTCGGGCGTGCCCGCGCCGTCGTCGACGTGATGCACAACACGCCGTTCACCGACATGACCGACAGCGAGGCCGAGACGCACGAGATGGGCTATCAGGTCTTCGATGTCGCTCATCGCGTGCTCGATCTCCTGACGGCCACGGTTCGTGCCTGCCGCATCGACTCCGAACGCGTCGCGGTCAATCTGAGCCGCTCCTGCGCCACCATCACGGAACTCGCCGACTGGCTCGTGCGCAGCGAGGGCCTGTCCTTCCGGCTGGGGCACGAGATCGCCGCCGATGTCGCCCGTGCCGTCGTTGCCATGTCGGGCGATCTGCCGACAGACGGCTATGCGGCCTTTGCCCTGGCCTTCGAGCGCCATGTCGGACGCAAGCCGGCGGCCGACGCGGCCGAATTCACCCAGATGGTCTCACCCGAGCACTTCATCGCGGTTCGCGACCGGTTTGGCGGCCCAGCGCCCGCTGCTTTGGATGCGGCTCTCGAAGGCTATCGCGTTGCGCTCAACACGTTCGAGACCCGCGCCGCGGCGACCTCTGCCCGGGAGGCCAGTGCGGCCGACGAACTCGAACGCCGTATTCAAGATGTCGCGAAAGGTGGATGATGGCCAGGATCGAGCTTGAGAAGATCGTCAAGCGTTACAGCAGCGTCACGACCGTCCACGGGATCGACCTTGCCATCGAGGATGGCGAGTTCGTCGTCCTCGTCGGCCCTTCTGGCTGCGGAAAATCGACGACCTTGCGCATGATCGCAGGGCTGGAGGCGATTTCCGGCGGAACGCTGCGCATCGGCGGCCAGGTCGTCAACGACCACGAGCCCAAGCATCGAAACATCGCAATGGTCTTCCAGAACTACGCAATCTACCCGCATCTCACCGTGGCGCAGAACATCGGCTTCGGGCTTTACACGTCCAAGCTATCCAAGGCGGAGAAGCAGGCGCGCATCCGCGAGACTGCCCGAATCCTGAGCCTGGAGCCCTTTCTCGAGCGCCGCCCCGCCGCGCTCTCCGGCGGGCAGAGGCAGCGCGTCGCCATCGGCCGCGCGATGGTGCGCGATCCCGTGGCCTTCCTGTTCGACGAACCTCTCTCCAACCTCGACGCCCAGCTGCGCGGGCAGATGCGGCTCGAGATCAAGCAGCTGCATCAGCGGCTCGGCAGCACGATCGTCTTCGTCACCCACGATCAGGTCGAGGCGATGTCGTTGGCCGATCGAATCGTCGTCATGCGCGACGGCCGCATCCTTCAGGTTGGTGCACCGATGGAGTTGTACAACCGGCCCGTGGATATCTTCACCGCGCGCTTCATCGGCACGCCGGAAATGAACATGATCGACGCGACGATCGACGGCGAGCAGGTGACTGTGGGAGCCAACGCCGTGGCCGTTGACTTGTCCAGGGTTACAGGTTTGCCTTCGGGCATCGGCACAGGCCGATCAATCGTCGTGGGGGTGAGGCCGCAGGAGCTCTACCTGCTGACCGACGGGCGGGATGATTTCCCTGTTCGAATCGAAGGCAAGGTGCGAGTGGCCGAACCGCATGGCTCGGAGACATTCGTATTGATCGACCTGCCTGCGGGCCACGTGGTCGCCCGGGCCCCCTCTACCGTCGTGTTCAAACCCGGCGATGCAGTCGCATTCGGGGCGGGGGCCAACAGCCTGCGAATGTTTGATAAGCAGACCGAGAAGCTGATCAACTAAGGCCAGCGTAAGACTTTAGCGTGCGAGGACAACGCTCCTTTGAGATGCGCGATGTAGGAGATCTTGCCTCGCAAATGCGCTTCAAGGTTGCCCTTGCCACCGCCATCGTCATGCTTCTTCTGAGCGGCAGCCAGACCGATGCTTTGAATCGAATGCAGGATAGCCCAGATGTTGCGGACATACCGTCGATCTACGTTTAGGCCTGCATTGATCTTCACGCCGGTGACTATGCGGCGGGAATTCCGATCGGCGTAGTGGGTCTTTTCGGGATGGATCGTGAACCCGTTTCCTTTGAAAGCGGACGTGACTGCCGGCACGAAGATGTCGGACGAGAACCGTCCCGCCGCCGGAAGCGGGCCTTGAAAAGCGGGCTGGGCGGTTGATAGGCGGAAAATGTGATGTCGTCCGCATACCGCGTGTAAATGACGCGTGCGCTCTTCGCGATCCTCAGTAATTGGGAATCCCTGAGCCGTTACGCTGTCGAGATACGCCATTCCGTTGCGCTCACCGATGCCGACAAGGTGATCGGGGTTCGTGGCCTGCACCGTGCGCCGTGCGGCGGCTGGAGAGCTGCCTGATTGGATGCAGCTTGTCGTGGCAGAGCTCCTCTGCGTATCGCCGTGGGTCCCCTACCGTTGCGTCAAATCAGGGTCGCGCTCCCGCTGTTTCCGGGCAAACCCCGATAGCCGCCACACCGCAGCTAGCCAAACATCCAGGCCGGATGTCGGAGGCCGCCGTGATGGCGCAGATCCAATTGCAGGCGACGCCAACGCTTGCTGCAAGAGACAGGGAACCTGGCTTCCCGGTGCCCATGATCTTTATTCCGGGCGGCACGTTCCGCATGGGGTCTGACGCTCACTATCTGTGCGCACCCGACCACTGCCGCCGCTACCGCCCGGCGGCTCGCCACCCCCAACTCGTCGACACCTCGGCAAGCCATATCGGCTTCCGATGCGTCCGACGAGGAGTTCCAGAGAGCTGAAAGAGGAGGAGATGTCGTGCAACATGGAATTCTCGCTGAAACGAGCAACACCGCTTCCACGGATAGTCGATCCAGGCTGACGTGCCTGCTTGCCGGCGCGCGCGACGCGTCGCGAACGGCTCTGCTGGGCGCGTCCGCGCTGATCTGTGCGGCGGCATTGACACCAGCCGGAGCGCAAGCCCCGGCACAGGCGCCACCACGGCCGAACATCCTCGTGATCATGGGCGACGACGTGGGCTGGTTCAATATTGGCGCCTATCACCGAGGGATAATGTCCGGGAAGACGCCCAACCTCGACAGGCTGGCTGGGCAGGGAATGATGTTCACTGATTACTATGCCGAAGCCAGCTGCACCGCAGGCAGGGCAAGCTTCATCACCGGCGAGATCCCGCTGCGCACGGGCTTAACCACCGTCGGACAAGCGGGTGCGGATGTCGGCATGCCCGCCCAGGCGGCGACGATCGCTTCTGCTCTCAAACCTCTGGGATATGCCACCGGCCAGTTCGGGAAAAACCATCTGGGCGACCTGAACAAGTTTCTGCCGACGCTGCACGGCTTCGACGAGTTCTTCGGTTATCTTTACCACCTCGACGCGATGTCCGATCCGTACTGGTATTCGTTCCCAGACGA
It includes:
- the argH gene encoding argininosuccinate lyase; amino-acid sequence: MGILQASDRSRFPDPVYRETVLRPLFDGVRSHHAEALGRIDRAHLVMLVETGILDATQGAAIAGALLAMEREISLAALTYGGDVEDYFFHMERELKARVGPDIGGRLHTARSRNDIDHTFLKLGFKPRIDRLLTACRTLLTALIEVAERERDVLIVAYTHGQPAQPTTYGHYLAAVIEVLIRDIERLEAARAIVDLCPMGAAAITTSGFPISRQRVAELLGFAAPLQNSYSCIAATDYLTSVYSAVALLFLHLGRPVQDFQFWSSFEVGQLYLPNAFVQISSIMPQKRNPVPFEHLRHLSSQTVGRARAVVDVMHNTPFTDMTDSEAETHEMGYQVFDVAHRVLDLLTATVRACRIDSERVAVNLSRSCATITELADWLVRSEGLSFRLGHEIAADVARAVVAMSGDLPTDGYAAFALAFERHVGRKPAADAAEFTQMVSPEHFIAVRDRFGGPAPAALDAALEGYRVALNTFETRAAATSAREASAADELERRIQDVAKGG
- the ugpC gene encoding sn-glycerol-3-phosphate ABC transporter ATP-binding protein UgpC, translating into MARIELEKIVKRYSSVTTVHGIDLAIEDGEFVVLVGPSGCGKSTTLRMIAGLEAISGGTLRIGGQVVNDHEPKHRNIAMVFQNYAIYPHLTVAQNIGFGLYTSKLSKAEKQARIRETARILSLEPFLERRPAALSGGQRQRVAIGRAMVRDPVAFLFDEPLSNLDAQLRGQMRLEIKQLHQRLGSTIVFVTHDQVEAMSLADRIVVMRDGRILQVGAPMELYNRPVDIFTARFIGTPEMNMIDATIDGEQVTVGANAVAVDLSRVTGLPSGIGTGRSIVVGVRPQELYLLTDGRDDFPVRIEGKVRVAEPHGSETFVLIDLPAGHVVARAPSTVVFKPGDAVAFGAGANSLRMFDKQTEKLIN